The following coding sequences lie in one Arthrobacter sp. SLBN-122 genomic window:
- a CDS encoding type II toxin-antitoxin system PemK/MazF family toxin yields MAIDLRSLGNAVRRGLRILQKRRSTPPVPGRDQGPGGRRPASGGAPAISARYPGDYRGRAAVRYAPQPDGDPDPGEVVWAWIPYEEDHGKGKDRPVLLVGHNGPFLLGLMLTSRDRVPAGSASTEYIDLGAGGWDKQGRASEVRLDRILQIRPDSIRREGAVLDRALFEKVASGLRRRHGWT; encoded by the coding sequence ATGGCCATCGATCTCCGCTCCCTTGGAAACGCCGTCCGCCGCGGCCTGCGCATACTGCAGAAACGGCGCTCCACTCCGCCGGTACCCGGCCGGGACCAAGGTCCGGGCGGCAGGCGCCCCGCATCCGGCGGCGCTCCCGCAATTAGTGCCCGCTATCCCGGTGACTACCGCGGCCGTGCCGCCGTCCGCTACGCACCCCAACCGGACGGCGACCCGGATCCGGGCGAAGTGGTGTGGGCCTGGATCCCCTACGAAGAGGACCATGGCAAGGGGAAGGACCGGCCCGTGCTCCTGGTGGGGCATAACGGCCCGTTTCTCCTGGGGCTGATGCTGACCAGCCGGGACAGGGTTCCCGCCGGCTCGGCGTCCACCGAGTACATTGACCTTGGTGCCGGGGGTTGGGACAAGCAGGGCAGAGCCAGTGAAGTGCGGCTGGACCGCATCCTGCAGATCCGCCCGGACAGCATCCGGCGGGAGGGCGCAGTGCTGGACAGGGCGCTGTTTGAAAAAGTGGCGTCTGGGCTGCGCCGGCGACACGGCTGGACCTGA
- a CDS encoding DegV family protein: MPDSNAAAWPWVRSRLSGLRPGARPGTRHDGARAGVRTAVVTDSAAALPADYSGSLPQDGILTVTPMPVMVGPEIYGEGEDDILETIAVALAAGTQVKTSRPSPGQFEQAYRAAERRGFEAVVSVHISGELSGTADAARLAAARVGIPVEVVDTRTVGMAQGMAVQAAVETAAAGSDCAGVAAAAGAQAARTKVFFYVPSLEQLRRGGRIGAAASLLGTVFAIKPILAVDGGRIVPLEKVRSGARAVARLEEIVVAEAAAHPAGSVRLAVHHFGNPEEAESLAARLEAALPDCPPAQISSLPAVLAAHAGLGVLAVIVGRTADGPGAGVHLST; this comes from the coding sequence TTGCCTGACAGTAATGCCGCCGCCTGGCCATGGGTCCGTTCACGGCTGTCCGGCCTCCGTCCCGGAGCCAGGCCGGGGACCAGACATGACGGCGCCCGCGCCGGGGTGCGCACCGCCGTCGTCACCGACTCCGCAGCAGCCCTGCCTGCGGACTATTCAGGCAGCCTTCCGCAGGACGGCATCCTGACCGTGACACCCATGCCCGTCATGGTGGGCCCGGAAATCTATGGCGAGGGTGAAGACGACATCCTGGAGACCATCGCCGTGGCGCTGGCCGCCGGAACCCAGGTCAAGACCTCCAGGCCATCACCAGGGCAATTTGAACAGGCGTACCGCGCTGCCGAACGCCGGGGATTCGAGGCAGTCGTTTCCGTCCATATCTCGGGGGAACTTTCCGGCACCGCGGATGCTGCCCGGCTGGCTGCGGCCAGGGTGGGGATCCCGGTGGAAGTGGTGGACACCCGAACCGTCGGCATGGCGCAGGGGATGGCAGTGCAGGCCGCGGTGGAGACAGCCGCAGCGGGTTCCGACTGTGCCGGGGTGGCTGCGGCGGCAGGGGCGCAGGCAGCCCGGACCAAGGTTTTCTTCTACGTCCCCAGTCTGGAACAGCTGCGGCGCGGCGGACGCATCGGCGCGGCGGCCTCGCTTCTGGGCACCGTGTTTGCCATCAAACCCATCCTGGCGGTCGACGGCGGCAGGATCGTCCCGTTGGAGAAGGTGCGCTCTGGCGCCAGGGCAGTGGCGCGCCTGGAGGAAATCGTGGTGGCCGAGGCGGCAGCGCATCCGGCCGGGTCCGTGCGCCTGGCCGTCCATCATTTCGGTAACCCGGAAGAGGCGGAGAGCCTGGCCGCGAGGCTGGAAGCGGCGCTTCCCGACTGTCCTCCTGCCCAGATCAGCTCCCTTCCGGCGGTTTTGGCTGCCCATGCGGGGCTGGGTGTGCTTGCGGTCATCGTGGGCAGGACGGCGGATGGGCCGGGGGCCGGAGTGCATCTTTCCACATAG
- a CDS encoding ComEC/Rec2 family competence protein — MVHVRKRLANDGKAGEEDDSSLAGRRRRTDLRLALPAVLVWSASVAGLWLPPVGLAVLCSALVALGGFLLVHAAKGGRARKLCPAVGREEGTWRRKARGRSFPAALGVALMLAAAAAAHSATSSSQRFDGPLAEAVNAGKSAVVVVEVAGNPRAMAGQGGSSGRWSVPVWTQELTTGGVLVRTRARLTVMGGHGWGGVLPGQTLRASGKLRPVEPGEQEAGTLAASTAPLKATGGSALEGSARELRGRFVSASAFLDPDARGLLPGMVTGDTSALDEGLDNAMKAVGMTHLTAVSGANCSLVLGSLLLLCRRFRLSRAPAAAAALSGLALFVVLVGPDASVLRAALMGAIGVASLAGGRSGRGLSFLCLAVIGLLLTDPVLGTSFGFLLSVLATLGIILLGRPIIGWIPVAVPRWAAAAVAVPLSAQLLCGPVIVLLQPQFATYSLVANVLASPLVAPVTLLGTAAVPLVVVLPWAGTVLIAMAGMFCAGVAAVARFAAQLPGSALPWPEGLPGLLSMVLLSAVTLAAVWAVVRPLRLLRKIREAHGVTMALIGLMETGPQRFPRRRSLDPGRRRGRLGYCNITSGRDLRWPLRKSGQAAPRRRTQPPGGT; from the coding sequence GTGGTCCATGTCCGCAAGCGGCTGGCCAACGATGGCAAGGCCGGGGAAGAAGATGATTCCAGCCTTGCGGGACGACGCCGCCGCACAGACCTCCGCCTCGCCCTTCCGGCAGTGTTGGTATGGAGCGCATCAGTGGCCGGGCTCTGGCTGCCGCCCGTGGGGCTGGCTGTCCTGTGCTCCGCACTGGTGGCACTGGGCGGCTTCCTCCTTGTCCATGCAGCCAAAGGCGGACGGGCTCGCAAGCTCTGTCCCGCCGTCGGCCGCGAGGAAGGGACCTGGCGCCGCAAAGCCAGGGGACGGAGCTTCCCCGCCGCGCTGGGCGTCGCCCTGATGCTGGCCGCTGCCGCCGCAGCGCACTCCGCTACGTCCTCCAGCCAACGGTTTGACGGGCCGTTGGCCGAGGCGGTCAACGCCGGCAAGTCAGCGGTCGTCGTCGTTGAGGTGGCGGGAAACCCGCGGGCCATGGCGGGCCAGGGCGGGTCGTCGGGACGGTGGTCCGTGCCGGTGTGGACGCAGGAACTGACTACCGGCGGCGTGCTGGTGCGGACACGGGCGCGCCTCACTGTCATGGGCGGGCATGGATGGGGCGGGGTGTTGCCGGGGCAAACGCTGCGTGCATCGGGCAAGCTGCGTCCCGTGGAGCCAGGGGAGCAGGAGGCAGGAACGCTGGCCGCTTCAACGGCTCCCCTCAAGGCCACGGGCGGCTCGGCATTGGAGGGATCAGCCAGGGAACTTCGCGGACGCTTTGTTTCCGCCTCCGCTTTCCTGGACCCCGATGCACGCGGACTCCTGCCCGGGATGGTCACCGGTGACACCAGCGCGCTGGACGAGGGACTGGACAACGCCATGAAGGCTGTGGGGATGACTCACCTGACAGCGGTCAGCGGGGCAAACTGCAGCCTCGTGTTGGGGTCTTTGCTGCTGCTGTGCCGGCGGTTCAGGTTGTCCCGTGCTCCTGCCGCAGCCGCCGCCCTTTCCGGCCTGGCCCTCTTCGTGGTCCTGGTGGGCCCGGACGCCAGCGTCCTGCGCGCAGCGCTCATGGGTGCCATCGGCGTGGCTTCCCTGGCCGGCGGACGGTCAGGGCGGGGACTGAGCTTCCTTTGCCTGGCCGTCATCGGGCTCCTGCTGACCGACCCTGTACTGGGAACCAGCTTCGGCTTCCTACTGTCGGTGCTGGCCACGCTGGGAATCATTCTGCTGGGCCGGCCGATCATCGGCTGGATCCCCGTGGCGGTGCCCCGATGGGCCGCCGCGGCCGTCGCGGTTCCGCTGTCCGCACAGCTGTTATGCGGGCCCGTCATCGTCCTCCTGCAGCCGCAGTTTGCAACCTACTCACTGGTGGCGAACGTCCTCGCATCGCCCCTGGTGGCTCCGGTGACCCTGCTGGGAACGGCCGCGGTACCCCTGGTGGTCGTGCTGCCGTGGGCTGGGACGGTCTTGATAGCCATGGCCGGAATGTTCTGTGCCGGCGTCGCCGCCGTTGCCAGGTTCGCGGCTCAGCTGCCCGGCTCCGCCCTTCCCTGGCCGGAGGGCCTGCCCGGGCTGCTGTCCATGGTGCTGTTGTCAGCCGTGACCCTTGCCGCCGTATGGGCAGTGGTTCGGCCGCTTAGGCTTCTCCGGAAAATCCGGGAAGCGCACGGCGTTACCATGGCGTTGATCGGGCTGATGGAGACGGGGCCGCAGCGCTTCCCCCGTCGTCGCAGCTTGGACCCCGGCCGCAGACGTGGCAGGCTGGGATACTGCAATATCACCTCCGGAAGGGACCTTCGATGGCCGTTGCGCAAAAGCGGGCAAGCCGCTCCCCGGCGTCGAACACAGCCTCCTGGCGGGACGTAG
- the holA gene encoding DNA polymerase III subunit delta: protein MAVAQKRASRSPASNTASWRDVAPAAIVLVSGPEDYLGIRAMDRIRSQVRAAAPDVELSRINAAGYEAGTLTMQVSPSLFGESKLIEVEAVEGMNDAFLADALAYLKHPEEDAVVVLRHAGGARGKKLLDAVRKGGWPVVDCQPLKKDADKVAFVMAEFKAAGRRINQDAVQALVNAVGADLSELAAACSQLIADAGSTVTTDTVDKYYGGRIEATAFKVADAAMAGNAPVALSTLRHALATGADPVPLVAALASKLRTVARVAGASGSSAQIAAELGMQPWLVEQAQRDVRRWTPEGLVRSIQATAEADAQVKGLSRDPVYAVEHAVTVIAMSVQGR, encoded by the coding sequence ATGGCCGTTGCGCAAAAGCGGGCAAGCCGCTCCCCGGCGTCGAACACAGCCTCCTGGCGGGACGTAGCCCCGGCCGCCATCGTACTAGTGAGCGGGCCGGAAGATTACCTTGGAATCAGGGCCATGGACAGGATCCGGTCCCAGGTCCGGGCGGCTGCGCCGGACGTCGAGCTGAGCCGCATCAACGCCGCAGGGTATGAGGCCGGCACACTGACCATGCAGGTGAGCCCTTCCCTGTTCGGTGAAAGCAAGCTGATTGAAGTGGAAGCCGTGGAAGGGATGAACGACGCCTTCCTTGCCGATGCCTTGGCGTACCTGAAGCACCCGGAAGAGGACGCCGTCGTGGTGCTTCGGCACGCCGGCGGGGCGCGCGGCAAGAAGCTCCTCGATGCCGTCAGGAAAGGCGGCTGGCCGGTTGTTGACTGCCAGCCGTTGAAGAAGGACGCCGACAAGGTCGCGTTCGTCATGGCGGAGTTCAAGGCGGCCGGACGCCGCATCAACCAGGACGCCGTCCAGGCGCTGGTCAATGCCGTGGGCGCGGACCTCTCAGAACTCGCCGCCGCCTGCTCGCAACTGATCGCCGACGCCGGGAGCACTGTCACCACTGACACTGTGGACAAGTACTACGGCGGACGGATCGAGGCCACAGCATTCAAGGTTGCCGACGCCGCAATGGCAGGGAACGCCCCCGTGGCCCTGTCGACGCTGCGCCATGCCCTTGCCACCGGTGCCGACCCTGTGCCCCTGGTGGCAGCCCTCGCGTCCAAGCTGAGGACAGTTGCGCGGGTGGCCGGCGCCTCGGGATCCTCCGCCCAGATCGCGGCCGAACTGGGCATGCAGCCCTGGCTGGTGGAACAGGCACAGCGCGACGTCCGGCGCTGGACCCCCGAAGGCCTGGTGCGCTCCATCCAGGCCACGGCGGAGGCCGACGCGCAGGTCAAGGGCCTGTCCCGGGACCCTGTCTACGCCGTCGAGCACGCCGTGACCGTCATCGCCATGTCAGTACAGGGCAGATAG
- a CDS encoding ComEA family DNA-binding protein has protein sequence MSRRDAGAAGQQARHVRARLRATLGAGAPGLLEDGPGLDGFVYRGSGDQGGTGETGGAGGTEPSRGSGAGSSGAPSLRWRVGLRVAVLLAALAVAAAAWFWWQAGAAAPEVLPLSAASSSGPPRAGLADGDSGAAPGGTATSPEAGSGQGGAASAGAVVVHVAGAVAKPGVIRLQQGSRVDDAIAAAGGAAQEADVNRLNLALVVEDGQKIYVPQHGEPLSAAPDAAGPDSTDGAGTGASGTGSVGGKVNLNTADAATLDTLPKVGPVLAQRIVDWRKEHGSFKSVEELDAVDGVGPKMLEALLPLVTV, from the coding sequence ATGTCACGCCGGGATGCTGGAGCAGCAGGTCAGCAGGCGCGCCATGTGAGAGCCCGGCTCCGGGCAACCCTGGGGGCCGGCGCTCCCGGGCTCCTGGAGGACGGACCGGGCCTTGACGGTTTTGTGTACCGCGGCTCCGGCGACCAGGGCGGAACTGGAGAAACAGGCGGCGCGGGCGGAACTGAACCCAGCCGTGGCTCCGGGGCCGGTTCCAGCGGGGCGCCTTCGCTTCGATGGCGGGTGGGGCTCCGTGTCGCCGTGCTGCTTGCTGCCCTGGCCGTGGCGGCGGCGGCCTGGTTTTGGTGGCAGGCCGGGGCGGCCGCTCCGGAGGTACTTCCCTTGAGCGCTGCCAGTTCCAGTGGGCCTCCCCGTGCCGGCTTGGCTGATGGGGACAGTGGGGCCGCCCCGGGCGGGACGGCAACCTCACCCGAGGCCGGCAGCGGGCAGGGCGGCGCTGCGTCGGCCGGGGCAGTAGTGGTTCATGTTGCCGGCGCCGTGGCTAAACCCGGTGTCATCCGGCTCCAACAGGGCAGCCGCGTTGACGACGCCATCGCTGCCGCGGGCGGTGCGGCACAGGAGGCCGACGTGAACAGGCTTAACCTTGCACTCGTCGTGGAGGACGGGCAGAAGATCTACGTTCCGCAACACGGGGAGCCGCTGTCCGCCGCACCGGACGCTGCAGGGCCGGACAGCACGGACGGAGCTGGAACGGGGGCCTCCGGCACTGGATCTGTTGGTGGAAAGGTCAACCTCAATACGGCGGACGCTGCCACGCTGGACACACTGCCAAAGGTAGGGCCGGTGCTGGCCCAGCGGATCGTCGACTGGCGGAAGGAACATGGCTCCTTCAAGAGTGTCGAAGAGCTGGATGCCGTGGATGGAGTCGGGCCCAAAATGCTTGAAGCCCTGCTGCCACTGGTGACGGTCTGA
- the lepA gene encoding translation elongation factor 4, which produces MSPMARTAPVPAATDPAIIRNFCIIAHIDHGKSTLADRMLQSTGVVQARDMKAQYLDRMDIERERGITIKSQAVRMPWEVDGVSYALNMIDTPGHVDFTYEVSRSLAACEGAILLVDAAQGIEAQTLANLYLAMENNLTIIPVLNKIDLPAAQPEKYAAELASLIGGDPEDVLRVSGKTGVGVEALLDKIVRDLPAPKGDPDAPARAMIFDSVYDTYRGVVTYVRVMDGMLHPRERIQMMSTRASHELLEIGVSSPEPTPSKGLGVGEVGYLITGVKDVRQSKVGDTVTNLAKPAAQSLPGYADAKPMVFSGLYPLDGADYPVLRDALEKLMLNDAALVYEPETSAALGFGFRVGFLGLLHLEITRERLEREYNLDLISTAPNVEYEVTLEDKKVVRVTNPSEYPSGKIAEVREPMVSATILAPSEFVGAIMELCQARRGVLGGMDYLSEDRVEIRYRLPLAEIVFDFFDILKSKTRGYGSLDWKADGEQVADLVKVDIMLQGEQVDAFSAITHRDKAYAYGVMMTGKLRELIPRQQFEVPIQAAIGSRIIARESIRAIRKDVLAKCYGGDISRKRKLLEKQKEGKKRMKMVGTVEVPQEAFIAALTTDESKDKAKKK; this is translated from the coding sequence GTGTCTCCCATGGCCCGCACCGCACCGGTGCCCGCCGCGACAGATCCGGCCATTATTCGGAACTTTTGCATCATCGCGCATATTGACCACGGCAAGTCCACACTGGCTGACCGGATGCTGCAGTCCACCGGAGTGGTCCAGGCCCGGGACATGAAGGCCCAGTACCTGGACCGGATGGACATCGAGCGTGAACGCGGCATCACCATCAAGTCCCAGGCCGTCCGCATGCCGTGGGAGGTGGACGGCGTCAGCTATGCGCTGAACATGATCGACACTCCCGGCCACGTGGACTTCACCTACGAGGTGTCCAGGTCCCTGGCGGCCTGCGAGGGCGCAATCCTGCTGGTGGACGCAGCGCAGGGCATCGAGGCCCAAACGCTCGCAAACCTGTACCTGGCCATGGAAAACAACCTCACCATCATCCCGGTGCTGAACAAGATCGACCTGCCTGCGGCGCAGCCCGAAAAGTACGCAGCCGAGCTGGCAAGCCTGATCGGCGGGGATCCGGAGGACGTCCTGCGCGTCTCCGGTAAGACCGGCGTCGGTGTGGAAGCCCTCCTGGACAAGATTGTCCGCGACCTGCCTGCGCCGAAGGGCGACCCCGATGCGCCGGCTCGTGCCATGATCTTCGACTCGGTCTACGACACCTACCGCGGCGTGGTGACCTATGTCCGCGTCATGGACGGCATGCTCCACCCCCGCGAGCGCATCCAGATGATGTCCACCAGGGCCTCCCACGAGTTGCTGGAAATCGGCGTGAGCTCGCCGGAACCCACACCCTCCAAGGGCCTGGGCGTCGGTGAAGTGGGCTACCTCATCACCGGCGTGAAGGACGTCCGGCAGTCCAAGGTGGGCGACACCGTCACCAACCTGGCCAAGCCGGCAGCCCAGTCGCTCCCCGGTTACGCCGATGCCAAGCCGATGGTGTTCTCCGGCCTGTACCCGCTGGACGGGGCCGATTACCCTGTGCTCCGTGACGCCCTCGAAAAGCTCATGCTCAACGATGCCGCGCTGGTGTACGAACCGGAGACCTCCGCTGCGCTCGGCTTCGGCTTCCGCGTGGGCTTCCTGGGCCTCCTGCACCTTGAGATCACCCGCGAACGCCTGGAGCGCGAATACAACCTCGACCTCATCTCCACGGCGCCGAACGTGGAGTACGAGGTAACCCTTGAGGACAAGAAGGTAGTCCGGGTGACCAACCCCAGCGAGTACCCCTCCGGTAAGATTGCCGAGGTCCGCGAGCCCATGGTGTCCGCCACCATCCTGGCGCCCAGCGAATTCGTCGGTGCCATCATGGAACTCTGCCAGGCCCGCCGCGGCGTCCTGGGCGGCATGGACTACCTCTCGGAGGACCGGGTGGAAATCCGTTACCGCCTGCCGCTGGCTGAGATTGTGTTCGACTTCTTCGACATCCTGAAGTCGAAGACCCGGGGCTACGGCTCCCTGGACTGGAAAGCCGACGGCGAGCAGGTTGCCGATCTGGTGAAGGTCGACATCATGCTCCAGGGCGAACAGGTGGATGCCTTCAGCGCCATCACCCACCGGGACAAGGCGTACGCCTACGGCGTGATGATGACCGGCAAGCTCCGTGAACTCATCCCGCGGCAGCAGTTCGAGGTGCCCATCCAGGCAGCCATCGGCTCCAGGATCATCGCCCGCGAAAGCATCCGTGCCATCCGCAAGGATGTGTTGGCGAAATGCTACGGCGGTGACATCTCGCGTAAGCGCAAGCTGCTGGAGAAGCAAAAAGAAGGCAAGAAGCGCATGAAGATGGTGGGGACGGTGGAGGTGCCGCAGGAGGCGTTCATCGCCGCCCTGACCACCGACGAATCAAAGGACAAGGCCAAGAAGAAGTGA
- the leuS gene encoding leucine--tRNA ligase, whose translation MGVQPETETGTATTVSAEPEEGTYSFTAMEAKWPQVWEDLKVFTPVDDGSRERRYVLDMFPYPSGDLHMGHAEAFAMGDVVARYLRQKGYDVLHPIGWDSFGLPAENAAIKRNAHPSEWTYANIDTQAASFKRYAISADWSRRLHTSDPEYYRWTQWLFKRFYERGLAYRKNSPVNWCPKDQTVLANEQVVNGACERCGTTVTKKSLNQWYFKITDYADRLLDDMDELRGHWPERVLAMQKNWIGRSEGAHVNFVIEADGGKPAKEVTVFTTRPDTLYGATFFVVAADAPIAVDLVTDEHAAALDEYRERVKALSEIERQSTEREKTGVFTGRYAINPLNGEKLPVWAADYVLADYGTGAIMAVPAHDQRDLDFARAFGLPVRAVLDTGEEDPAVTGTATAGEGTLINSGGLDGLPKAEAIPAAIAMLERQGTGEKFVNFRLRDWLLSRQRFWGTPIPIIHCPSCGEVPVPDEQLPVTLPSDLRGEDLAPKGTSPLAAAEAWVNVECPSCHGPAKRDTDTMDTFVDSSWYFLRFVSPHYTEGPFDPEKINDWMPVGQYVGGVEHAILHLLYARFFTKVIHDLGMIEADEPFSALLNQGQVLNGGKAMSKSLGNGVDLGEQLDKFGVDAVRLTMVFASPPEDDVDWADVSPSGSAKFLARAWRLAQDVTSGPGVDATSGDRALRSVTHRTIADAAELLDANKFNVVVAKLMELVNATRKAIDSGAGAADPAVREAAEAVAVILSLFAPYTAEDMWNLLGHPASVANAGWPAHDPALLVQDAVTAVVQVQGKVRDRLEVSPDVSEDQLRELALASENVQRALDGRGIRTVIVRAPKLVNIVPA comes from the coding sequence GTGGGCGTTCAGCCGGAGACAGAGACCGGAACAGCAACAACAGTATCGGCGGAGCCTGAAGAGGGCACCTACAGTTTCACCGCCATGGAGGCCAAATGGCCCCAGGTGTGGGAAGACCTCAAGGTCTTCACCCCGGTGGACGACGGGTCCCGGGAGCGCCGCTACGTGCTTGACATGTTCCCGTACCCCTCCGGTGACCTGCACATGGGCCACGCCGAAGCGTTCGCCATGGGTGACGTGGTGGCCCGCTACCTGCGCCAGAAGGGGTACGACGTCCTGCACCCAATCGGCTGGGACTCCTTTGGCCTGCCCGCGGAGAACGCCGCCATCAAGCGCAACGCCCACCCCAGCGAGTGGACCTACGCCAACATCGACACCCAGGCCGCGTCCTTCAAGCGGTATGCCATTTCCGCTGACTGGTCGCGCCGCCTGCACACCTCAGACCCCGAGTACTACCGCTGGACCCAGTGGCTGTTCAAACGCTTCTACGAGCGCGGCCTGGCCTACCGGAAGAACTCCCCGGTCAACTGGTGCCCCAAGGACCAGACCGTGCTGGCCAACGAGCAGGTGGTCAATGGCGCTTGCGAGCGCTGCGGCACCACCGTGACCAAGAAGTCGCTCAACCAGTGGTACTTCAAGATCACCGACTACGCCGACCGCCTGCTGGACGACATGGATGAACTGCGCGGCCACTGGCCGGAGCGCGTGCTGGCCATGCAGAAGAACTGGATCGGCCGTTCTGAAGGCGCGCACGTCAACTTCGTGATCGAGGCCGACGGCGGCAAGCCCGCCAAGGAGGTCACGGTCTTCACCACCCGCCCGGACACCCTGTACGGTGCAACCTTCTTCGTGGTGGCCGCCGACGCGCCGATCGCCGTCGACCTTGTCACGGACGAGCACGCGGCCGCCCTGGACGAATACCGCGAACGGGTCAAGGCGCTTTCGGAGATTGAACGCCAGTCCACCGAGCGCGAAAAGACCGGCGTCTTCACCGGCCGCTACGCCATCAATCCGCTGAACGGGGAAAAGCTGCCGGTCTGGGCTGCGGACTATGTCCTGGCGGACTACGGCACCGGCGCCATCATGGCCGTGCCCGCTCACGACCAGCGTGACCTGGACTTCGCCCGCGCCTTCGGCCTGCCGGTCCGCGCTGTCCTGGACACCGGCGAGGAGGATCCCGCCGTCACCGGCACGGCCACCGCGGGGGAGGGAACCCTGATCAACTCCGGTGGGCTCGACGGCCTGCCCAAGGCCGAGGCCATCCCGGCCGCCATCGCCATGCTGGAGCGGCAGGGCACCGGCGAGAAGTTCGTGAACTTCCGGCTCCGCGACTGGCTGCTGAGCCGGCAGCGGTTCTGGGGCACTCCCATCCCGATCATCCACTGCCCGTCCTGCGGCGAGGTTCCGGTACCGGACGAGCAGCTGCCGGTCACGCTGCCTTCAGACCTGCGTGGCGAGGACCTCGCCCCCAAGGGCACCTCGCCCCTGGCGGCTGCCGAAGCATGGGTCAACGTGGAATGCCCGTCCTGCCACGGCCCGGCCAAACGGGACACTGACACCATGGACACCTTCGTCGACTCCTCCTGGTACTTCCTGCGGTTCGTCTCCCCGCACTACACCGAAGGCCCCTTCGATCCGGAGAAGATCAACGACTGGATGCCTGTGGGCCAGTACGTCGGCGGTGTGGAGCACGCCATCCTGCACCTGCTGTACGCCCGTTTCTTCACCAAGGTCATCCACGACCTGGGCATGATTGAGGCCGACGAACCGTTCAGTGCCCTCCTGAACCAGGGCCAGGTGCTCAACGGCGGCAAGGCCATGAGTAAGTCGCTCGGCAACGGTGTTGACCTCGGTGAGCAGCTGGACAAGTTCGGCGTGGACGCGGTCCGGCTGACCATGGTCTTCGCCTCTCCGCCGGAGGACGACGTCGACTGGGCCGACGTTTCGCCGTCGGGCTCTGCGAAGTTCCTGGCCCGCGCCTGGCGCCTGGCCCAGGACGTAACCAGCGGGCCCGGCGTGGACGCCACCAGCGGAGACCGCGCCCTGCGTTCGGTAACGCACCGCACCATCGCCGACGCCGCCGAGCTCCTGGACGCCAACAAGTTCAACGTCGTGGTGGCAAAGCTGATGGAACTGGTTAACGCCACCCGCAAAGCGATCGACTCCGGCGCGGGCGCAGCGGACCCGGCAGTCCGCGAAGCTGCCGAGGCGGTCGCCGTGATCCTCAGCCTCTTCGCGCCGTACACCGCGGAGGACATGTGGAACCTGCTGGGCCACCCGGCATCGGTAGCCAACGCAGGCTGGCCCGCGCACGACCCTGCGCTCCTGGTCCAGGACGCGGTCACCGCCGTGGTGCAGGTACAGGGCAAGGTCCGCGACCGGCTTGAGGTGTCTCCGGACGTCTCCGAGGATCAGCTCCGCGAGCTGGCCCTGGCCTCGGAAAACGTCCAGCGTGCCTTGGACGGCCGGGGCATCAGGACAGTCATTGTCCGTGCCCCTAAGCTGGTCAACATCGTTCCGGCATAA
- the rpsT gene encoding 30S ribosomal protein S20, with translation MANIKSQKKRILTNEKARLRNNAVKSELKTAIRAVNTAVESADKEAATTALVTASRKLDKAVSKGVLHKNNAANRKSAISKKVNAL, from the coding sequence GTGGCGAATATCAAGTCCCAGAAGAAGCGCATCCTGACCAACGAGAAGGCACGCCTGCGCAACAACGCAGTCAAGTCTGAGCTGAAGACGGCCATCCGCGCCGTCAACACCGCCGTTGAGTCCGCTGACAAGGAAGCTGCTACTACTGCGCTCGTTACTGCCAGCCGTAAGCTGGACAAGGCTGTCAGCAAGGGTGTTCTGCACAAGAACAACGCAGCGAACCGCAAGTCGGCGATCTCCAAGAAGGTCAACGCACTCTAA